DNA sequence from the Sceloporus undulatus isolate JIND9_A2432 ecotype Alabama chromosome 4, SceUnd_v1.1, whole genome shotgun sequence genome:
CTTGGATACTCATTTACATGTTAAGAATGGATGGGTAGAATGCAGCTCTCCCGATATCAGTTCCCAGAGGCCTCATCTTGTAttgccaatggtaaggaatactaggagttgtggtccagcagcatctggatgACATGATTCCTATTCATTTAGAGACATATGAAATCCAAAGAGTACAAGCTGGCCTATCCATTTCTACTTAGGGCCAGGTATGAGAAAATCccatcagttttgctttctcccacattcagttTTTCTAAatatcaagttgtttccaccaCAAAAATGAAGATATTGGTGGATTTcagttatttctttaaaaatgaactgaaacagaaTTCCCCATGACCTTCACCCACTCAATGCTAGGTATAATTGCACCTAACATGGAGATCACCACATTGTCCCTGCTTCCTATACAGCTGCTAAAGATAAGGACCTTCTCAGAAAACAGATAATTTTCAGCACTGATATAATTCAATACACAGGGATTCAAAGTCTGAGATTTCTGCCAAACCCTGGATATATATTGGCTAGTTTTGGTTTTTTATGCATTTGATTAAAAAACAACCTCAAATTCTTTCAATCCGAAATATGAATAAATGTATGAACTAAGGTAaattacagtccgtccttgccttatgtggggatctgttccaggacacacacagacacacacacacacccgcgtaaggcaaaaagcACGTATGCTCGAACCTTATTAGATATAATGAGGCTCGTGCTCGCTGCGCGGCCACAGGTGCACGCACCATTTTCCCAAACTCCCAGTGGCTTCTGTGTACACTGGAAGCTGCCTATAACAAGCTTGCGTATAGTGCAGGCTCACTGTATTATCAAAAACAAAAGTTTACCCAATTCCTTCTGAGGGCAGCTTTACACATTATGCAAACCCTTTGGTGATTATGAGATTCTCACCAAGAGATAATTCCATTTTCAGGGTCTGTGCATGGAGATATCCAGTATCCCCTTAGGCATGCTTTCTCTGTAGCTGTGCAATGGCAGCTAGATGATGTCAAAATTCAGCTGGGTCCATCCAACCCAAATGTGCACTGACTCCCTATGCCAGAAGAATTTCCCTGCACTAATACACAAAAAGCTGGTGTCATTCTCCCGTGGGGTAAGTATTCCATTATCAGACCCCCTCAGTGCAACAAAAGCATTAAAGACTGTGACCTAGGATAACCCAACTGAGACTTTTGGCAAAAGTTCCTGGGCAACAGCAGTTCCAGATGAGTAAATGTGGcaagtttccaaactctggccacATGTTTCTTGTTGCATGGATAAATCTGCTAGTTTAGATAAATTCTTCtcaaaaagaaattgaaacaaaATTGCATGAAGGCTCCCTAGAAGATCCAAGTGGTGAACAGCTGTCAAATGTTATGGTCTCAAACatttcttaaaggtttccaagagCCTTATGATAATCCTTCTAGAATGTTTGGGAGACATATTGCCCAACTttgtaaataaatatacacaAGTATACAAGCCTGTAACCACTAACACTACCTTGTTGGCTATGTGTTTGAGaatgacagagagacagacaaaaCAAGCGCTCACTCGCTCTCTGGTAGCAACCCTGTTGTGCTTCTATGCTGGGTACAGATGAGGAGCAAAATAGTCCTctggaattgatttttttcacttctttctattcagttctttcttttctatGGCTACCTGACCAGCTCTTAATGTGGGGTGATTAACATGCACTATGACCCATTTCTGTGGCCCCCACTACTCTTTGCTGCCTGTCAAATCTGTTGCTGAATTCCATGGTGTATCAGCAGTAGCAAAAAGGGTGCCACATTTTAAGACACCCCACTATAAAACATGGTACCTGGGACTCATACACCATGTTTCTAGTTTTCCTTCCCTGGAAGACTCCCAAAAGTGCATGCCTGTTCAAGACAAGAGGTTTGCTCCTTGGTTATCTTCACAGCTTATCCTAAGGTAgaactgtgcttttaaaaaaaaatctgtttaattGATCTTAAAAGAACAAGATACCTGAGTTCCAGAGGCAACaatgatcttttggaaaagtaCCCTATTTTTCTGTAAAATTGTAGAATTGTAAAACAAGAAGAATATAATAACTATCTTCTCAAATGTTACATCACATTATAAACAGTTTTTCACAATTATCTGTCATATCCAAAGTTACTAGTCTTCTTTTTCCTGAAGCTGAAATCGTTCCATTACTGCCCTGAATACATTCCCAGGTATTTTCTGATGTTTGTCTATTAAATTCTGTACAGCAGTCTTTGCCTATAAGGAAAAAAGTTGGGTGATGGGAGATAAATAAACAGTTCATTATTATAAAACTTCCAATCATAAAGTGAGTCAAAGATTAAAATTAGTATCAACAGCCCTCTTCAaattgaatatttttatttatttcatttatttattggatttatatcccacctttctcccaaaataggattcatgGCAATATTCTCCAATATATCAATATTTTAATCCTGACACTGCAAAAGAGGTAGAACACAAGATGGTGTATAAAAGCCTATCCTTCAAAAAGGACATCTGATTTTCCTAACATAATACTTTCTCCACAAAGTTCACACTATCATAGAGCATGTATACAGGCAAATGTCAGTGTCTCCCCTAGCCCATTATCACAGTAAATGTCAAATGTTAGTTCTATTTTTGTTCTAGGTCCTCCTTCagagtttgaaataaaaaaaactaaaaattacAGCTTTAAACAGTGTTCAGGTAGCAAAGAGGGAATCCAAAAATATTCAAATGGTAACAAGAGCTGTTAAGAAATATCCAATGAGCTAATACTGAAAGAACTGTTACTCTTTCATGAAGTGACTTAGGGTCAAAACAGACCGCACTGAAGAGGAGGCATGATGCTGCCCCTGAGAAATCTGGGTGGGGGGCACAACAACTGCACACCACGGCCCCAACCCGGCTTTTTGCCATTGCAAAAAAACTCTGAAAATTGCCACTTTTTTGAGCTCGCAAAAAGCTGTTTTTTCTGGCACTGCAGCGGCTTTGTGGCGCTCCTGTGGCATGCGCTGGAACACCATAAAGCCAGCACATGTGCGGTCAGTGAATCAGCATCAATGTGTGCGGCACCTATATATCAAAGCCAGCataaaggggcagtctgtttcaccctttTACTATTTTAAGCACTATAGATATCATCCGAACccaggagagaggcaggccagttCCATTGGGCCTAGCCCAGAATAAGAAGGAGATTCCTCCATCCAGTCCATGTGATACCATccggcctcagaaggagagaagcaggccagctccatcagtcCTAGGTCAGAGTAAGAAggtgagccctccctccagtgtCTCTGTcatggtccagacctcagagggagagaagaactgctagacTTATTCCCCTTCTCCACTCCTTGTTTCATGTctttatagattgtaagcctgagggcaaggaaatgtctaattaactaattaatctcTGTAAAGTGCTGGAAAAAAAGAACTCAAGGTATGCAATTATTGTGATGGAGCCAACAGGAACTTTGATCAAATATTTCtcaaactatgggcccaaacagacaggccaaaataaaactgcttcgggccactttggaagtgtgctgtttaaatgatgcatgcgtcctaaggattggagcgcagctttggtacagcttctggcctcttaagataagtgtgtcatttaaacagcatacctccaaagtgacccgaagcagctttatttgggcctgtctatttgggccctatGTTATTGTAAATCCTCTGCATTCAGTGTACCACTGACAGGAGTACATTAAAAACTCTTCCAATGTAATGTACAACTAACATTAAGAGTCATAATTCTGACAGGTTTATACTATCAAAGTATAGCTCACAGGGCACACATGGTAGCCCACACTTTCCTGATTGCCTATGCTGAAAAAGGTGATGTGAAAGTAGCCAACTGTACTCCCAAAAGCTTCTGGGAAACATGAACAatcatttaaaagatattttagcTCTAATGGCAGGACTTTTTAGCACTTAtcatattctttctctctctctttaaaaaaaaaaggctctttCAGACTTAGAGAAGGCCAAACACAAGAGCCTGTAAATGGCCAATCATGCTACCAAAAATGTGCACGCAGGAACATCTGgtcatttttgtaatttttttttctttttaaggcaaCATAACGTGTGTAGATGGCAAAACACACATAAGGTATGTAAATGACAAAGGCAAAAACATTCCACAGACCTAATGAAGTTGTCACACCTCATATAAATATTTAGAAATTAACATTTCAATGTTACTAAAATAGAAAGGCTTACTTTTTCTGTCAGTTCTTCAGCAGTCATATTTGCTTCATATGGAATAGGATCACCGATATATGTCCGCAGTTTAACAGGAAAGTTTCCATACAACGGAACTAGTGGCAAACGGAGATACTCATACATGAGCCTAAATAGTCCTGTTTCATGAAAAAGGACACATCACAAGGATAGCAGGTAGACTATTGTTCTATTGTCAATCTGAGTTAATTAATTGCAATGGCTTATTAGATGCAATGGCTTATTACTCAATTTATACACAAATTACCATTGTCGTaagcagggattttttttttgactCCACGGCTGTCttggggaatacagtggacccttgttatatgctggggtttggttccaagatcccccgtgtataacaaaatctgtgtatgctcaggtcacattaaatataatgacatagcaaaatggtgttccttataaaaaatggaaaatcaaggtttgatatttgaaatgtatacttttttggaacattttcaaaccatggatgcttgaatccatgtataaaaaatctgtgtataagaagagccgactgtacatACATCTCTGAACTATTTGCATACATTTAGCATTCTAAGCATGAATTCTTCAGACAACAAATTTCTGTTGCTAATACACTTCCAAGGCCTAAACCTACATAAGCTAAACCATTGTTGAGGTCTGTGTGCACCAACTCCACAAAGGTATGGATTGCACATTCCCACAACACAGGGCCAAAAGCTATAGTCCGGTAAAGCTGGCTTCTAGCTGGCATGAGAACATGGTGTTTAGACACGCCATGCCCCTGACTCACCCAGAAGCTGTGCTGGCAATTACATGCCAGCCAGTTTCCAGGTGACCTAGGAGTGTGGCATTCAGTTACCACTTGCCCCAGAACTGGTGAAAAGCCAACTCTACAGGTGAAGGGGGggcttttttctgccctaaatagGTGCGGATTTTTCCCattcctatttggggcagaagctaggtggctggaggctgcagcatgtggtttccacagccccaatccagctatcTCAGGGGTGGCGTCACACCACCCCTTCAGGGAtgtctgttttgccccctagTCATGAGAAAGATTATCAGTAGCTTTTGCTTCTGTCTTCAATTAGGTGTGATGCTTTGTTATGTCTGAGCCTTGAGCAAACAAGGGTTAGTGTTAACTACTGCTCTGAGAAACAAAATTCAGCATTGTAATTAATGGAAGATGAACAGCGTACTGTGTTAAATGTGCAGTAAGCAGctaaccatttttcttttttacattataAGTACATGATCAAGATTGGATTTACCACATGCATGAAAGGGGGCTTAAATTTTCTCTCtaacttttccctttctttcttttcctccctacaTGAAGAGCAGAACACCCCACCCTGGGGGAAGAAAAGAGTTGGGTAAAAACTACCTAGACATATTCAGCTTGATCAGGATTAGGCTGGTCATTCTTGCTTCTGAATTTCAAAAGGGAAGTAAAGTTTAGCTGTACCCTCAACTTTTTAGTATAGCATGCTGTTTAACACCAAGACAAGTTTCCTAAAACTACATTTACCATCCCTAGTTGGTGGCCATAATAACAGGTAACATTAATTCAAATTCTGGTTTCTTAAATTACAGTGCAAAGGAACCACATGCCAGTGCATGAAACTCACTACTTGcttctttattattttctctgcatGAACAGAGGGACAAACCAGGAAGGGATAGCTACACATACCAACTGAACCTATGATTTGATATCTGAATTTGCTTGTGCTCAGATTTGGGGATGACACTAAGAAATTCTTGCCTGTTTTTTCCCAATCACCTTAAGGATAAAGAGACATGAATACACTGCATTAATCTTATATGTAAACCAGGGTCTAAAATTGCAAATGATTTTAAGATTAAGTCCTATGAACTCTGATCTTTAGTGTAACAtaataacagaagaaaaaaaatctggaaattgTTCTGAGTATAAGGATAAGTATTTCATGTAGTCACGTCCTGCAAACAGCTGTGTTTTGAGCGAAGATGTTCTGTGATAAATGCACTGTCTACTagctttttttggagggggaggcAGAGGTAATTATATGACAATAATCAATGTATATCACTCCATcataatatgcatatatatatatttttagtctAGCATGATGAGAACTATAATTCACAACCAACGTTGTCTTTTATAGCAAAGAATTCTAATTGTGatcttgtattttaaaattgtatctgCTATTAACATTTTATGACTGACCCAGCAGTTGGGatagaaacatttatttatttttcaaatcctGTATCTTCTGTAAGGAAAATGAAAgtcaatcgggggggggggggggataggaaaAACAGTTACAATGTACAGCCCTGCAACTCTCAACCACCCTAGCCAGCAGAGTGGAAAGaaatgaatgctgggagttgcaaatcAGTGTCCTCTGGATAGCTGCACAATTCCCAGCCTTCTTTTATAAAGTATGGGAAAAACAGAAGGTTGTGGGATTTTGGTAGGAAGGAAAGCCAAGTGGAAAAAGAAGCCTTACAAGAAAAGTAGAATGAAGAACTCAGTTGTAGATTGTCTGGATGAAGGAAGGATAGAAGACAGTGGAGAATCAGGACCTGGAGGAATGACAGAAGGCTTGAGTTATGGTCAAACCAGATAAATACTATTCACACAATTAGCAACTGTgtgaatggctttttaaaaagtaaactgtACGCACGATGAGTAAAATCAGTATTAAGACTTTTGGCATGCACAAGAGGGCTTTCATCATTTGCCTCCTTTCTGCTGCCGCAATCAACTGCTTTTTGAAGTGGGGATGATTTTCAATACATTCCATTACATACACGATAATTTTTCTTATGGTTTAGGCCCACCATGCCTgcaatttatttttgtaaaaccATTCAGACAATTGCTAATAGTATGAATGCCACTGCATCTAGTTTGACCTTAAGAGAAGGATTGAGGCAGGAAGGTGAATAAAGAAAGGACAGAAAGAGAATAAAGGGGGCTTAAGAAAACTCACAAAAAGGAGGAGACAAAAAGGGCTGGACTTGTCTAACCTGCTGAGAGTGCACAGgcgttacattttatttttttcaaaatgagatTCTCCAATCAAGGAATATTAGATCTGGAGAAAATTATAAGAACTCTGGATTGACTTGCTGCACAGAATGATATAAATATACATAGGAATTAAGGCTCAAGAAATAATTCTGTAAGGAAGAGATCTGTGGACTTCTAGAGCTAAAGTCTGCCAAACTCATACCCCatctttttaaaaggctgttaccACCATGCACTGAGGATTACTAGGTAAAAGTTCAAAGAAGGCAGAAATGAATGTTACAGAAAACTTTATATACTTAAAAAGTTCCTTACTTAGTCCACCAAGGGATCGAATGCTTTCCCGAACATTTTGTGTAAACATAGGAATGATGGGCTGCAATGGAGAAGGGGATACATTTATTAGACATTTCTTTCTCCCATACAATATGCAGCACACTGAAATCAcaataatataaattttaaatacatttgctCTGAAGTAAGATACATCTTTACAGCTAGTCTAAATTCTCTCTTTCATGCAGTCTCTATGAATTGGCCCATATATTAGGAAAACCTAAACCAAGCACTCCCTTTACACAACTAGCATGACAGGACAAGCAGGCTAGAACCTCTCTCATATTATCTGTTCACAGCCATACATCCTAATGGAAACAATAAAGATATATGGGAGAATTATTTGTGCATGACATTAGCATATTGCCTGACAATTCTGACAAACTCAGCAATATGTTTTGGAATGCTGGGATTGTGCACATGAACAAGAATCAACTGAAGTGTGATTCATCCAGACAGGAACTTAATAATTAAGATGGAAGAAGGGAAAACCATTTATGAACTTCTTTTCTATTTCATATCCCATTTTGCCAGGAAACTGATTATTCTGACCACCACTGCATTAAAACAGCAGCACTAGCACAATACCAATAGcaattataaaaattatttaggCGATATTGGATTTGAAAAACTGTAAATATGGAGATGCAGAACTTGAATCCACATTCACCTGACCTTGCTCCTTCTAATATTCTCTGGACAGAGAACAGGAACAAGCATAGTCctgcaaagtaatttattttcattttgtctcAAATCTGAAAAAGCTCTAACACTTGTTTTTCTTATATATTTCTAGTTTTACAATCCATTTATGCTCAGTGAACACTCACCACTTTTGCATTAATAGCCACCTGAGCAAATCCTTTACGATTTCCCCATACAAGGACGTAGTTTTCATTACTGAACAGCGCTTCTCGAACTCCCCCTGGTGCAATGGCCAACAAGTTTcccttttttaataattttgcacatTCTTCCTGTGTTCCATGTAGAACACTGAACACATCAAGTAACAGTTTAAAACCTGTAAGTAGTAAGgaacattatatttttaatacagGAAACAAAACTGTGGtctaacaaaaacaaagcaaaaactaaATTAATGAAAGACTGGAGTTTCCTACTCCTGCACTCCCCCACTGTATTTaagttggtggtggtggtgtgtgtgtgagtggacAGTGCTAATTGAAAACAATAACCAACTCACATACTTTTTTCCTCTGGCAGGCATTATTACTGACAACCAGTTTGGCAAAAAATATCTCCTTTTGTCAAATGCATTTATGCAGGGCAAGCATTGTACTGCACACCTCACTTCTTAGTCACATGAAAATATACTTTCTGTTATCACCCTAGAAAAGATTAGCATTTTCAAATTTCCAGAACAGGAATGGGGAacatggccctccaaatgttgttggactgcaattctctgCTATTGGCTATGATGGGTATAAGGCTGGTGGGAGCTGCTGTCCAacaatacagtctgccctccccatatgcgggagatctgttccagaacccttCGCGTATGAGGAAAAGAGTGTATACTCAAGACACATAGGAAAAAATAGGGCACGTGCTCGCagtggcacatgcatgcagcgTCACAGGTACGTTCCCCATTACTTTTGCTGGGGCTTGTcttccacataagctcaaagccgcagaaggcaagacagcctatggggagggctgactgtatatg
Encoded proteins:
- the LOC121929348 gene encoding LOW QUALITY PROTEIN: transmembrane protein 68-like (The sequence of the model RefSeq protein was modified relative to this genomic sequence to represent the inferred CDS: inserted 3 bases in 2 codons; deleted 1 base in 1 codon) → MIGQNESCNAEQIPMSYLTCVLYILEGWTGVEHLEEYLSYVVYLTWLFTPLLIAFLLPAVIILLLYVSIVILHIYKRRIDLKEAYLSDFWDGARQMVATLWYVHARIWNGYEVHGLEKIPDGPXLVVFYHGATPIDFFYFMAVVLIRKKEXLAIVADHFVFALPGFKLLLDVFSVLHGTQEECAKLLKKGNLLAIAPGGVREALFSNENYVLVWGNRKGFAQVAINAKVPIIPMFTQNVRESIRSLGGLRLFRLMYEYLRLPLVPLYGNFPVKLRTYIGDPIPYEANMTAEELTEKAKTAVQNLIDKHQKIPGNVFRAVMERFQLQEKED